The following are encoded in a window of Pyrenophora tritici-repentis strain M4 chromosome 6, whole genome shotgun sequence genomic DNA:
- a CDS encoding LeuB, Isocitrate-isopropylmalate dehydrogenase, with amino-acid sequence MPSHIHCMHKIHRIACIPGDGIGIDITDAAKHVLHALATTSGGFEFDFYTFDWSSKNYLERGWYMPSDGLQQLKSYDAIYFGAVGWPDVPDHISLWSLILPIRKCLNQYVNVRPTRILQGVASPLANCKREDLDWVIVRENSEGEYSGQGGVSHEDGPHAVATEVSIFTRVGIERVMRYAFETARSRPRKKLTMVTKSNAQRHGMVLWDKVFYEVAKEYEDIEIDKMLVDAMTVRMTLHPSTLDTIVATNLHADILSDLAAALSGSIGIAPSSNLDPARANPSMFEPIHGSAPDIAGKGIANPVGAFWSAAEMVRWLGEDKAADGLMKAIENVTAAGIKTKDLGGSADTKTVTDAVCAEIEKICKLE; translated from the coding sequence ATGCCATCACACATCCATTGCATGCACAAAATCCACCGCATCGCCTGCATCCCGGGCGACGGCATCGGCATCGACATAACAGACGCAGCCAAGCACGTGCTCCACGCCCTCGCCACCACATCCGGTGGTTTCGAATTCGACTTTTACACTTTCGACTGGAGCAGCAAAAACTATCTCGAGCGCGGCTGGTACATGCCTAGCGACGGATTGCAGCAGCTCAAAAGCTACGACGCCATATACTTTGGCGCGGTCGGCTGGCCAGACGTTCCAGACCATATCTCGCTCTGGTCCCTGATCCTGCCGATTCGCAAATGCCTCAATCAGTACGTTAATGTGCGGCCGACGCGCATCCTGCAGGGTGTCGCGTCGCCGCTGGCAAACTGTAAGAGGGAGGATTTGGATTGGGTTATTGTGCGCGAGAACTCCGAGGGCGAGTATTCTGGTCAGGGTGGTGTGTCGCATGAGGATGGGCCGCATGCGGTTGCGACTGAAGTCAGCATCTTCACTAGAGTGGGGATTGAGAGGGTGATGAGGTATGCGTTTGAGACGGCACGGTCGCGGCCGAGGAAGAAGTTGACCATGGTGACGAAGAGCAATGCGCAGAGGCACGGCATGGTACTTTGGGATAAGGTGTTTTATGAGGTTGCGAAAGAGTACGAGGATATCGAGATTGACAAGATGCTCGTCGATGCCATGACGGTGCGCATGACGCTGCATCCCTCCACGCTCGATACGATTGTTGCTACCAACCTCCATGCAGACATCTTGTCCGACCTTGCGGCAGCGCTGAGCGGATCCATTGGCATTGCCCCGTCGAGTAATCTCGACCCTGCGCGTGCCAACCCAAGCATGTTTGAGCCCATCCACGGCTCTGCGCCTGATATTGCGGGCAAAGGCATAGCGAATCCCGTGGGCGCCTTCTGGAGTGCAGCGGAAATGGTACGATGGTTAGGCGAGGACAAAGCCGCCGACGGGCTGATGAAGGCGATTGAAAACGTCACCGCAGCAGGTATCAAGACCAAGGACTTGGGTGGAAGCGCGGATACAAAGACCGTGACAGATGCCGTATGCGCTGAAATCGAGAAGATCTGCAAACTCGAGTGA
- a CDS encoding glycolipid transfer protein HET-C2, producing the protein MTAEIPPGGTFFDTLKKSFVDVPIDESKDSAIPTTEFLEAAESLLTLFDVLGSAAFKPVKSDMSGNIKKIRDRQLEAPAQSETLQDLVLNELAEKKHTATEGLVWLNRGLDFTAQALRHNISNNEKELADSFRDAYGNTLKPHHSFIVKPIFSAAMSATPYRRDFYNKLGQDDAKVQAELVKWLSALEKDVAVLNTFLAKKEAKW; encoded by the exons ATGACAGCTGAAATCCCCCCCGGCGGCACCTTCTTCGACACGCTCAAGAAGAGCTTCGTAGACGTTCCCATTGACGAGTCAAAGGATAGTGCTATTCCCACGACTGAGTTCCTTGAGGCGGCGGAGAGTCTGCTTACGCTGTTCGATGTCTTGGGCTCGGCGGCGTTCAAGCCGGTCAAGAGTGACATGAGTGGCAACATCAAG AAAATCCGCGACAGGCAGCTTGAAGCACCCGCCCAATCCGAGACTCTCCAGGACCTTGTTCTCAACGAGCTCGCGGAGAAGAAGCACACTGCCACCGAAGGACTCGTCTGGTTGAACCG TGGCCTCGACTTCACCGCCCAAGCCCTCCGCCACAACATCTCCAACAACGAAAAAGAGCTCGCAGACTCGTTCCGCGACGCCTACGGCAACACGCTCAAGCCCCACCACTCGTTCATCGTCAAGCCCATCTTCAGCGCCGCCATGAGCGCTACACCCTACCGCCGCGACTTTTACAACAAGCTCGGTCAAGACGATGCAAAGGTGCAGGCGGAGCTGGTCAAGTGGTTGAGTGCGCTGGAGAAGGATGTCGCTGTGCTCAACACGTTTTTGGCCAAGAAGGAGGCTAAGTGGTAG
- a CDS encoding Dimer-Tnp-hAT domain containing protein, translating to MPVAKEQVGDVPEGLVPAIKLEPPPGFEQDEWEQLTDGFACEADEIDGILDQRGSGGSRKGRPINLSVPYTGSLSGSARAIAQRERKALFDKEEKVLESVRTADRSAKYQLKKSLLQQPKYKLANSARQAKLLEKEWDILSEKRFTQKKSVAKDILAIPIAQVGVERVFNVAKDVIGSRRHRLSARTIQQIMVLKDTISQEEEQGLDYLVAQLGEDGEPIDEVNDLFELPASLEHTFDIDEENQTTEEESEEEVQEERQLPPRKRQRPQRYRDN from the exons atgcctgtcgcgaaagagcaagtcggcgacgtacctgaaggcctagttccagccatcaaactTGAACCTCCGCCTGGGTTCGAACAAGATGAGTGGGAGCAGCTTACCGAT GGATTTGCGTGTGAAGCTGACGAGATTGACGGTATCTTAGATCAAAGAGGTAGTGGGGGTTCacgaaaaggccgacctaTCAATTTGAGCGTCCCCTATACTGGCTCTCTGAGTGGTAGCGCCCGTGCTATTGCTCAACGTGAACGCAAAGCTCTTTTCgataaagaggagaaggtacTTGAAAGCGTTAGAACAGCCGACCGCTCCGCGAAGTACCAACTGAAGAAATCGCTTTTGCAACAGCCTAAGTATAAATTAGCAAATAGTGCTAGACAGGCTAAGCTGCTAGAGAAAGAGTGGGATATACTTTCAGAGAAGCGGTTTACCCAGAAAAAGTCTG TGGcgaaggatatactagcaATACCAATTGCTCAGGTTGGGGTTGAAAGAGTTTTCAATGTTGCTAAGGATGTTATTGGTAGTCGGAGGCACCGACTATCTGCCCGGACAATACAGCAGATAATGGTTCTTAAGGATACAATATctcaagaggaagaacaGGGTCTAGACTACCTAGTTGCTCAATTAGGGGAGGATGGAGAGCCAATTGACGAGGTTAATGATCTTTTTGAGCTTCCAGCCTCGTTAGAGCATACCTTCGATATAGATGAGGAGAACCAGActacagaagaagagtcggaggaagaggtccaggaggagcgtcaattgccacctcgaaagcgccagcgtcctCAGCGCTACCGTGATAATTAG
- a CDS encoding MARVEL domain containing protein, with product MSHVEAIQSLRVSQGIFTVVNLALASYLFNYCTPTTHPSAQVAISLFAACVSTIGVCCAPVQGTTLWRSPKLFFAFGIDWLVAFVNLAALIALAVLTTKSKYCDASTCTIVKVNAAFTGFNFVNWAATATFLGMQLSKPVKCVYQVVPTTEKGSFV from the exons ATGTCACACGTTGAGGCTATTCAGTCGCTGCGGGTTTCCCAGGGTATCTTCACGGTTGTTAATCTTGCACTTGCAAGCTATC TCTTCAACTACTGTACCCCTACAACACACCCCTCAGCTCAAGTCGCCATCTCTCTCTTCGCAGCCTGCGTATCCACCATCGGCGTATGCTGTGCGCCTGTCCAGGGAACCACCCTATGGCGAT CACCCAAactcttcttcgccttcgGCATTGACTGGCTCGTTGCATTCGTCAACCTAGCCGCTCTTATTGCCTTGGCAGTACTCACAACAAAGTCAAAGTACTGCGATGCCAGCACATGCACCATAGTCAAAGTCAACGCTGCCTTCACCGGCTTCAACTTTGTTAACTGGGCAGCTACAGCGACGTTTCTGGGCATGCAGTTGTCGAAGCCGGTCAAGTGTGTGTATCAAGTTGTGCCGACGACTGAGAAGGGTAGTTTTGTGTGA
- a CDS encoding DUF1421 multi-domain protein, translating to MPPKPPLRLPTKPRTASIPRVKPALPTRPVKPLPRGAPPPPSRSPTKSSAPRQPQSQWLDQRALGSPHRYWLKWGINGIVLCSGLLFIRDYLFEIQAVRGTSMSPTLNPHTHETGSSESVFIRRYIPGARERKTASEKDYKWSIRRGDVVTFWKPHKPGEMGIKRVIAVEGDTVYPTRGYALDPAAREGRLGGLPDGFLDEDVGSVVHGREEEVARVVVPYGHVWLEGDNARSSLDSNFFGPVSKGLVQGKAVRVWSGWFGWRDVGDMRGEAERRLGSRVVEGRSEVPAAFLE from the coding sequence ATGCCACCTAAACCACCGCTCCGTCTCCCCACCAAACCGCGCACAGCATCCATCCCACGTGTCAAACCAGCTCTACCCACCCGACCCGTAAAACCCCTCCCCCGAGGtgcgccgccgccgccttCACGCTCCCCCACCAAGTCCAGCGCACCACGACAACCTCAATCGCAATGGCTTGACCAACGCGCCCTCGGCTCCCCCCACCGCTACTGGCTAAAATGGGGCATCAACGGCATCGTCCTGTGCTCTGGCCTCCTCTTCATCCGCGACTACTTGTTCGAGATCCAAGCCGTACGCGGCACCTCCATGTCACCGACGCTCAACCCGCACACGCACGAGACAGGCTCGTCAGAATCCGTGTTCATACGGCGCTATATACCGGGTGCGCGAGAAAGAAAGACCGCAAGCGAGAAAGATTATAAATGGAGCATCCGCCGCGGCGACGTCGTAACGTTTTGGAAACCGCATAAACCGGGTGAAATGGGGATTAAACGCGTCATCGCCGTCGAGGGCGACACTGTGTATCCAACGCGGGGCTACGCGCTTGACCCTGCGGCTAGGGAGGGTAGGTTGGGCGGATTGCCGGATGGGTTTTTGGATGAGGATGTTGGGTCGGTTGTGCATGGAAGGGAGGAGGAGGTGGCTAGGGTGGTTGTGCCGTATGGACATGTGTGGCTGGAGGGGGATAATGCGAGGAGTAGTCTTGATAGCAATTTCTTTGGGCCGGTTAGTAAAGGTCTTGTGCAAGGGAAGGCGGTGAGGGTTTGGAGTGGGTGGTTTGGGTGGAGGGATGTGGGGGATATGAGGGGGGAGGCGGAGAGGCGGTTGGGGAGTAGGGTTGTCGAGGGGAGGAGTGAGGTTCCTGCTGCGTTTTTGGAGTGA
- a CDS encoding AraJ, Arabinose efflux permease: MYRASWRASRFQDIEGNRRHTLWPSAQPGDHVDALYMPWAVESDQRVVSVFDTEGRAARMSAMMDSSLFPPPFPQAGGARHSAWIGQGKRDTWLERDLSTKERVWTGEFDVERRPSWQSHRFDGQVTLAQLAQEEASKVVSMETFAVNWEVDDVENPLNFTAGRKWFNAMLLAFACFMVSIASSGFSQGTEQLKTEFHITQTTALLTTSAFVLGFAVGALILSPLSEVYGRRDLYVMTFGAFVAFSGLVGLSSSMNVVIALRFFGGLAGSFTQAVAPAVVADMFSAQDRGLVMSIFTLAGLVGQNLGPIVCGFLVKEYGWRAIPMLISIVSGPTWFVLILTFPETYAPVLLQRRATRLTAETGKQHDVAGIAPKSIAVQLRVGALRPWIMLIYEPIVTLLSLFLSVVHGTLFLLFAAYPIVFQQVRGWPQGVASLPFLAIIVGIMISLVYVALVDQKRYARVVFRCNGAAPPEARLPPAMLGSAALPIGLFWFAWTNAPELPFMICVSAGTLFGFGMVLLYMSLTNYIVDAYQGYAASALAASTVLRSIAGAVFPLFGADLYRNLGIHWASSLPGFLALAFIPSLFAFYKWGHVLRGMTRFGAEAASMAGR; encoded by the exons ATGTATCGAGCTTCATGGCGGGCCTCACGGTTCCAGGACATCGAGGGCAACAGACGTCACACATTATGGCCGTCAGCGCAACCCGGAGACCACGTCGACGCGCTATATATGCCATGGGCAGTCGAGTCTGATCAGCGCGTCGTCAGCGTTTTCGATACAGAGGGTCGTGCGGCACGGATGAGTGCCATGATGGACTCGTCACTCTTCCCCCCTCCATTTCCACAGGCGGGGGGTGCTCGACATTCAGCCTGGATTGGACAGGGCAAAAGAGATACCTGGCTGGAGCGTGACCTTTCTACCAAAGAGCGCGTCTGGACGGGCGAGTTTGACGTGGAAAGACGGCCCTCATGGCAAAGCCATCGGTTTGATGGCCAGGTCACTCTGGCACAGTTGGCCCAGGAGGAGGCGAGCAAGGTGGTGAGCATGGAGACATTTGCTGTCAACTGGGAAGTGGACGATGTTGAGAACCCACTCAACTTTACCGCGGGACGCAAATGGTTCAACGCCATGCTTCTCGCATTTGCTTGCTTCATGGTTTCTATTGCCTCGTCGGGCTTCTCTCAAG GCACAGAACAGCTCAAGACCGAGTTTCACATCACTCAAACTACGGCTCTCCTCACTACCTCAGCATTTGTGCTTGGCTTCGCAGTCGGAGCCCTCATTCTCTCTCCTCTGAGCGAGGTCTACGGCCGTCGCGACCTCTACGTAATGACCTTTGGTGCCTTTGTTGCCTTCAGCGGCCTCGTCGGTCTCTCATCCTCGATGAACGTCGTCATTGCCCTGCGCTTCTTCGGCGGCCTAGCCGGATCCTTCACCCAAGCCGTCGCGCCCGCTGTAGTCGCAGACATGTTCTCCGCACAGGACCGTGGCCTAGTCATGAGCATCTTCACCCTCGCCGGACTCGTAGGCCAGAACCTCGGACCCATTGTGTGCGGCTTCCTCGTCAAGGAGTACGGCTGGCGCGCCATCCCCATGCTCATCTCCATTGTCTCGGGTCCCACCTGGTTCGTCCTCATCCTCACATTCCCCGAGACGTACGCCCCCGTCCTCCTCCAGCGTCGTGCAACCAGGCTCACCGCCGAGACGGGCAAACAGCACGACGTCGCTGGCATCGCACCAAAGTCGATTGCGGTGCAACTCCGCGTTGGCGCGCTgcgcccatggatcatgcTCATCTACGAGCCCATTGTCACTCTTCTGTCGCTTTTCCTTTCCGTTGTTCACGGCACGCTGTTTCTTTTGTTCGCGGCATACCCCATTGTTTTCCAGCAGGTGCGCGGTTGGCCACAAGGCGTGGCATCTCTTCCTTTTCTCGCCATCATCGTTGGCATCATGATTTCGCTCGTCTACGTCGCCCTCGTCGACCAAAAGCGCTACGCAAGAGTCGTGTTCCGCTGCAATGGCGCTGCACCACCTGAAGCCCGTCTCCCACCCGCCATGCTGGGCTCCGCCGCCCTCCCCATCGGCCTCTTCTGGTTCGCATGGACAAACGCGCCCGAGCTCCCCTTTATGATTTGCGTCTCCGCCGGCACCCTATTCGGCTTCGGCATGGTGCTGCTGTACATGTCGTTGACAAACTACATTGTCGATGCGTACCAAGGTTACGCCGCCTCCGCCCTGGCCGCCAGCACCGTCCTGCGCAGCATCGCAGGAGCCGTGTTCCCCTTGTTCGGCGCAGATCTGTACAGGAATTTGGGAATTCACTGGGCGAGCAGTTTGCCTGGTTTCCTGGCGCTAGCGTTTATCCCTTCGCTGTTTGCGTTTTATAAGTGGGGTCATGTTTTGAGGGGCATGACGAGGTTCGGCGCGGAAGCCGCTAGCATGGCGGGAAGGTAG
- a CDS encoding HHT1, Histones H3 and H4 — protein MARTKPRPKVTGKAGRGGPDGKTVTGGKPAQKALASKARRQVAGKSTRKAPVAVKKKRKFKAGTVALREIKRYQRGFELLLRKLPFSRVVREFAQVHKADIRFQRSAIEALQEATEAFLVGYFEDCNINAIHAKRVTIQEKDSQLARRYFARELLAFL, from the exons ATGGCAAGGACAAAACCACGGCCTAAGGTCACCGGTAAAGCCGGCCGGGGTGGTCCTGATGGCAAGACAGTTACTGGCGGCAAGCCGGCTCAGAAGGCCCTTGCTAGTAAGGCTAGACGTCAAGTAGCAGGAAAGTCTACGCGAAAGGCACCTGTAGCTgttaagaagaagcgcaagtttaAGGCAGGCA CTGTCGCATTACGGGAAATCAAGAGATACCAGAGAGGTTTTGAACTACTCTTGCGAAAACTCCCCTTTTCCCGCGTAGTGCGCGAATTTGCACAGGTGCACAAGGCCGATATCCGCTTTCAACGATCTGCAATCGAAGCTCTTCAGGAAGCTACAGAAGCTTTCTTAGTTGGTTATTTTGAGG ACTGCAACATCAATGCTATTCACGCAAAGAGGGTTACTATTCAAGAGAAGGATTCTCAATTGGCTAGGCGCTACTTTGCGCGCGAGTTACTAGCTTTTCTCTAG
- a CDS encoding Pirin-related protein, with the protein MSTAAPTSMKVTKRPWSQRGHADHDWLYTYHTFSFASYFDPQHESFGPLRVINEDRVKAGTGFGTHSHAEFLIFSYIVNGVLEHRDSMGNLENLKRGEVQFTSAGTGIRHSEYNRNKESEVHFLQIWAKPNKRGLKPHYETKQFTDQDKTDKLVRIMESTDRLEQSKGAIGLQADLSMDACILSKGKSVVHDVVAEGPRKLFAHVVMGGRTQPKQGGAQIKIGDLVLGEGDGAFIEGVKGGEQVRVESVGDKPAEFLLFDLGMDDA; encoded by the exons ATGTCGACGGCTGCACCTACCTCGATGAAGGTTACCAAGCGCCCATGGTCGCAACGCGGACACGCGGATCACGACTGGCTTTATACCTATCACACATTTTCATTTGCCTCGTACTTTGACCCCCAGCATGAGAGCTTTGGCCCGCTCAGGGTGATCAACGAGGACAGGGTCAAGGCAGGCACCGGCTTTG GAACGCACAGCCACGCCGAGTTCCTCATCTTCAGCTACATTGTCAATGGCGTGCTCGAACACCGGGATAGCATGGGCAACCTGGAGAACCTCAAACGCGGCGAGGTGCAATTTACTAGTGCCGGCACGGGAATTCGCCACTCTGAGTATAACCGCAATAAAGAGTCCGAGGTGCATTTCTTGCAGATTTGGGCCAAGCCGAATAAGAGGGGGCTGAAGCCGCACTACGAAACTAAGCAGTTTACCGATCAAGACAAGACTGACAAGCTGGTGCGCATCATGGAGTCGACCGACAGGCTTGAGCAGAGCAAGGGCGCTATTGGCCTTCAGGCGGATCTGAGCATGGATGCGTGCATTTTGTCAAAGGGAAAGAGCGTCGTGCATGATGTTGTTGCCGAGGGGCCGAGGAAACTGTTTGCGCATGTTGTCATGGGTGGACGCACACAGCCAAAGCAAGGGGGTGCACAGATCAAGATTGGCGATTTGGTCCTAGGTGAAGGCGATGGCGCGTTTATTGAGGGTGTCAAGGGTGGCGAGCAAGTCCGGGTGGAAAGCGTGGGTGACAAGCCGGCTGAGTTCTTGCTGTTCGATCTAGGTATGGACGATGCGTAG
- a CDS encoding LeuB, Isocitrate-isopropylmalate dehydrogenase gives MLAARSFAAPSRQCLRQATRARWAPALSQVSARTYASEVAKFHGTKGSDGKYSVTLIEGDGIGPEIAQSVKDIYSAANVPIKWESVDVTPRLNEDGKTVIPDESITSVKKNLVALKGPLATPIGKGHVSLNLTLRRTFNLFANVRPCRSIAGYKTPYDDVDTVLIRENTEGEYSGIEHIVVDGVVQSIKLITREASERVLRYAFQHARDIGRKKVRAVHKATIMKMSDGLFLSTAREISKEFPDIEFDAELLDNTCLKMVTDPVPYNDKVLVMPNLYGDILSDMCAGLIGGLGLTPSGNIGDNCSIFEAVHGSAPDIAGKQLANPTALLLSSIMMLRHMGLTAEASNIEQAIFKVLAEGKTITGDLGGKAKTYEYADAVIKALK, from the exons ATGTTGGCTGCTCGCTCCTTCGCCGCACCGTCGCGGCAATGTCTGCGCCAGGCGACCCGAGCAAGGTGGGCGCCCGCGCTGTCACAG GTCTCTGCCCGCACCTACGCCTCGGAAGTTGCCAAGTTCCACGGCACAAAGGGCAGCGATGGCAAGTACTCGGTCACGCTCATTGAGGGCGACGGTATCGGTCCCGAGATTGCGCAATCGGTAAAGGACATTTACTCTGCTGCCAATGTGCCAATCAAGTGGGAGTCGGTCGATGTGACGCCGCGCCTCAACGAGGACGGCAAGACGGTGATTCCCGACGAGTCGATTACCAGCGTCAAGAAGAACTTGGTTGCCCTCAAGGGCCCGCTTGCGACACCCATTGGAAAGGGTCACGTCTCGCTCAACCTGACGCTCCGCCGTACTTTCAACCTCTTCGCCAACGTCCGACCCTGCAGATCCATCGCCGGTTACAAGACGCCCTACGACGACGTCGACACTGTCCTGATCCGTGAGAACACCGAGGGTGAATACTCTGGCATTGAGCACATTGTGGTGGACGGTGTTGTGCAGAGCATCAAGCTCATCACCCGCGAGGCCTCTGAGCGCGTGCTGCGATATGCCTTCCAGCACGCCCGCGACATTGGCCGCAAGAAGGTCCGCGCCGTGCACAAGGCCACCATCATGAAGATGTCCGACGGTCTCTTCCTCAGCACCGCCCGCGAAATCTCAAAGGAGTTCCCCGACATTGAGTTTGACGCCGAACTCCTGGACAACACCTGCTTGAAGATGGTCACCGACCCCGTCCCATACAACGACAAGGTGCTCGTCATGCCCAACTTGTACGGAGACATCCTCTCCGACATGTGCGCTGGTCTCATCGGTGGTCTTGGTCTCACTCCCTCGGGCAACATTGGTGACAACTGCTCCATCTTCGAGGCTGTCCACGGTTCCGCGCCCGACATTGCTGGAAAGCAGCTCGCTAACCCCACGGCGCTCCTTCTCAGCTCCATCATGATGTTGCGACACATGGGCTTGACCGCCGAGGCCAGCAACATTGAGCAGGCTATCTTCAAGGTGCTCGCAGAGGGCAAG ACCATCACCGGCGATCTCGGCGGAAAGGCCAAGACGTATGAGTATGCCGATGCTGTCATCAAGGCGCTCAAGTAG